A segment of the Zingiber officinale cultivar Zhangliang chromosome 8B, Zo_v1.1, whole genome shotgun sequence genome:
CTTGGCCGCTCGGGCTAGTATTAGCATGTCCAACTCCTCCTTTGTCAGTGTCATGGTCGTGAGTCATCCAGTGTCCTCCATCTCCACGTCTCGGATATAGATTAAATTTCCACAGCCGATGCCAATATGATCCTGCTCGAAAATGATGAAGATAACTGGTTGTGGATGTGACTCAACAGTTGCCCTCGTGAAGACTCCGCTCTGCTATGCAAAATCAAGAACGTCAGTGTCGGGTTAGGGAAGAGATCTCCGACATTGGCTctctaacgctcaagtcagtcaacGGAATAGTAGAAAGACGGCAAAGAACTGTAGCAACGACAGGAGCTCAAGCACAAATAACGCATACCTCCGTCGGTGCATggatccccctttatatagtgctctaGTAGCAGACGTGCAAATTTCTGAAGATGTGGGCACATTTTTCCAACTGTcatatgaaaagaaatgtcacgAAAGTATCTCTAGCACTATTCCTTAATAGGGCGTGCAAATCTCTGACATAATAGTAGAAGCTTTCATTGTACGATTTGCTTGTTGACCATGCCCCTTGTCAGTGACGCTGATTCTCAGAAGGATATGATGAGCTACGTAAGGGGTCTCACTGCTTGGCCAAGCGAGAGAGCCGCTCTACCAGGATTTCCAACCCAGTTGCTCAAGGTTGTTCTTCTCCATGGGCGTCTGACTTAGTAGTTCGTTCCTCTCCCGACCGGACAAGTCCGGTTGGACTAGCTTTCATTTAGTCATAGTTGTGAGCATCTGATGTCCTCTTTATAGTCGCCCTGGCAGGACGAGCGATCTGTTCAGCTGAGCTTCGTGGCCAATAGGGCCCTTCATGCTCGCTCAGCTCGTTGCCACCCATTGGGTCAACTTTGGTGAGCCGACGATTTTCTGcctttgaccgccttgactttgacctctacatCAACTACTGTTCCCGCTTTTGATTTATACTTGGTGAGCTCCTTTTACACcgcattaataataataataataataataataataataataattcatcaATTCAATAAAAATTGTCAAAATTTTATCcattctattttattatattcAAATTCAATATCAATATTTATGCTGGAACCGTTTCATCCACTACTTCTACGATTCCATGAATGCGCTTCCCCATTAAGCATTCTTCTCCAGCTTGCTTTGCAGAAAGGGCGATCGATCGAGCggacgaggaagaagaaggaagaaagacgaggaacaaacaaataaatcccattttcttcttcttcacgaatcTTTCCTACTTTTTAGGGTTCTTAAATTGCTAGATCTCTTTATTCGATCGATTTCGGTATTTTCTAGGGTCCGATCGCTCACTTTGCTTGCTGGACACGGTTCTAGGGTTTCTAGATTTGAATCGATGAACGATCCCACGCAGATGATGATGAATCGTGGCTTCGGGATCTGGCCCCCTCCGGCGCCGGAGGATCCGATGGGGTTTTCCAACCCCTCCCGGATCCCTCCGCCCTTCGCCGCCCCAGGAGGAGCCATGCCCGGTCGCATCATGAACTGGAAGGCTAAGACGGCGGCGGATCACCGCAAGAAGAAGGCGGCCGCTGCTGCCGGAGGCGTGCCACTAGGTGGCGGTGGCGGTGGCGTGGCTGGCGTATACAATCCGCCCGCGCTCCAAGAGCTTCAGTACGAGAATCGTGTAAAGGCGCGCCGGTTCTACCCCAAGAAGAAGTTCGTTCGTTCCGCCCCTTTCGCCCCCCGGAATACGACCTCCTTCCTCATCCGCGCCAAGAAGTCGGGAGGCATCGCCCCGCTGGTCTCGCCATGCCCCGTCACGCCGGCGGTCCTCCCGACGCCCAAGCTCTCCCCGACGCGCGAGGACCTCGCCGACATGGTCAAGGAGGAGTGGGGCGTCGACGGTTACG
Coding sequences within it:
- the LOC122016733 gene encoding uncharacterized protein LOC122016733; the encoded protein is MNDPTQMMMNRGFGIWPPPAPEDPMGFSNPSRIPPPFAAPGGAMPGRIMNWKAKTAADHRKKKAAAAAGGVPLGGGGGGVAGVYNPPALQELQYENRVKARRFYPKKKFVRSAPFAPRNTTSFLIRAKKSGGIAPLVSPCPVTPAVLPTPKLSPTREDLADMVKEEWGVDGYGSMKGLIRLRSPSGHEIRPGEEEDDNDEETSSESDVEEHLEVERRLDHDVSRFEMVYPSEEHGPASELLESRVNGQDVHIAQLEEENMTLKERLFLMEREVADLKKRVLLLESINGVREEDDDDKNNNHDGNDAAEEDGEECSEGSSIGAAMAE